A region of the Sminthopsis crassicaudata isolate SCR6 chromosome 6, ASM4859323v1, whole genome shotgun sequence genome:
ctttacttgtttttgtttaattttgtttatttctggaatatctttaatatcctttttaaGCATTCTATTTAACTCTGTTAGAGAGTTTGTTATAACAAATAATAAGTTTAGATATTTCTTAAGCGCTAATTTTGGATCAGGTTTGCTAGTTTTTAGACATTCTGTatcaaatagaaatttaatatttaatctttacatactttattttctaaatagttATAACATTTGCTAAATGTTGCCATTTGctaaataagaataattatattaaggatatctttctttgttcttttatttgatctttttccTCATTTGGTATGCTGAGTGATTGAATCAAATCAATTTCAAGAGTGTCTAGACCAAGAAAAAGCATATCATAATGAATTCACATCctcttttaatagatttttagGATACTATCACATCTTGTAAGGGTATTTTACACTTTTGAAATGAATGTATAGATGGGTTGTAATTGTAGCTAGGAAAAcagcatttaaatatatatatattgttttttccaTGAGTTGAATAAAATTATGACAAAGTAGGATCTTCTGATTTGAAGGTATATGCCGTAAACAAAGGTATTAAAACAGATGGATTTTCTGTGATGATCTGGATGTTGATTTTACATGCATTAGAAACTGCCAAGTTCAACCTATCGAAGGCACCATTATCTACATAATTTCAGATGAATTAAGATTCCTGAATAATCAACATTCTAAATACATGGAAATTCAGAATAATGTCACTGAATTTATACTCTTGGGATTtttgatgaatacagagatgaaGATAATGAGTTGTATGCTATTTATGATCTGttattttgcaatatttttagggaatttcatcatttttattaccaTTACATATAGTCACTTGATCCATCAGCCCATGTACTATTTTCTGTGCCACTTATCCCTCATGGATCTGGCCTATACTTCTACCATAATCCCCAGACTGGTAAGAGACTTGGCTGCCAAGAGAAAAAACATCTCctttaatagctgtatgacccaaCTCTTTACTGGTCACTTTCTAGCTGGagtggaaatgctcattttagtgTCCATGGCCTTTGATCGGTATGTTGCTATCTGTAAACCTCTGCACTACTTGGTTATTATCACCCGCCAGAGATGTAATATACTGATCTTGCTTGCCTGGGGAGTGGCTTTTTGGCATTCTCTTGCCCAAATGCTCATGGTCCTTAAGTTGCCTTTCTGTGGTTCTAATCAGATAGATCATTACATATGTGATGTGAAACCTCTCCTGAAACTGGTTTGTGCAGATACATATGTTGCTAGTATGTTAGTAATTGCCAATTCTGGGATGGTTGCTTTGGCAACCTTTCTGGTTTTGTTGGCAtcttatattatcatattatataatcTTAGAAAGCTCTCACCTGAGGCTCGTCGCAAAGCTCTCTCTACTTGTAGTTCCCATGTTATGGTTGTGATCTTGTTTTTTGTGCCCTGTATTGCCATCTATGTTCCACCTCCCAGCATCCACATCAATGATAAAGAAATAACAATGTTTTATGCTGTAATCACACCTCTGCTGAACCCTCTCATCTACACATTTCGaaataaagagatgaaaaatgCCATGCAGAAAGTGTGGAACCAAAAGAAGTCTTCCAATTAAAATATAtcctatattctatatttttaaatgtacaaagaCATATACACAAGTATGTGTACACATTCATATGTGCATTCTTGTGTACATGAATGTATCCATATGTGAATGAAtttacttatatacatatgtgcattcaattttatcttttggtaaatatttaagtATCCAAATGACCATTTTTGCAAACTCAAGCATAAATTAAATCTTTATGTGCTCTTTAATTCCAGATGGAAAGCAGGGATTCTGTTGGAGAAATTTTCTTTGtgtgtaataaataataaatatgttgaATGATTTACAATTAAAAGACTGAGAGTCTGAGAATCttcatttgtgtttttctgtCTCAAACCTCATTCCCATTCAGACATGGCATTCCATTATTTTACTGAGAATATTTATGTGGCCCCAAGAGAGGCCAAATCTAGGAGGAAATTCTCAAATCAACAGGTTATATTTAATGGTCATTCATTAACTCTCGTTAGTTTTTTCCTGATTACTTCTTCTATTAACTTTACATCTACTAATCTAGGAGGAAATTCTCATGTCCGTTCTGATATGTCTATTTGCTCATGAATTCCAAATTAAATTTCTAGCTAATTAGATCTTCTTgagaaatagatatttaaatatttaaatttattaaatattaaaaaatatttattaagaaataaatatagcaAATTTATATTACAGAGACATTCTAAAGTTAACTTAACAAGGATTACTAATTGCCAAATTTACTtatctattttcaaaaaaaattagaaggatttAGAGCTGACATTCTATTCTCATTTTAGAACAAATGTTCCTGTCAACACAAAAGCAGGTGGGGGAAACACCAAAATCTATACTATTCTTTTACTCTTTTAGAGTGCTACTTACATTTCCAACTCTGAACTACGTTAGAATTCCCTTGCCAACTCATCTATTGAGGTAATAGTTTTAGTATGGC
Encoded here:
- the LOC141545775 gene encoding olfactory receptor 4P4-like — encoded protein: MEIQNNVTEFILLGFLMNTEMKIMSCMLFMICYFAIFLGNFIIFITITYSHLIHQPMYYFLCHLSLMDLAYTSTIIPRLVRDLAAKRKNISFNSCMTQLFTGHFLAGVEMLILVSMAFDRYVAICKPLHYLVIITRQRCNILILLAWGVAFWHSLAQMLMVLKLPFCGSNQIDHYICDVKPLLKLVCADTYVASMLVIANSGMVALATFLVLLASYIIILYNLRKLSPEARRKALSTCSSHVMVVILFFVPCIAIYVPPPSIHINDKEITMFYAVITPLLNPLIYTFRNKEMKNAMQKVWNQKKSSN